One Thalassotalea hakodatensis DNA segment encodes these proteins:
- a CDS encoding alginate export family protein, producing the protein MKGTTLSLALFSSVSLTLLTLPVMAGESVDASFDFRLRYESVSQDNLLKNADALTLRTQLRLQTPQYQHFSGFIEFADSRDVGLDHYNDTNGYGTQYSVVADPNTTEVDQAYVQYQNKGVTIKLGRQVIALDNQRFVGHVGWRQDKQTFDAASVGYQATDNIEVKYAYLTQRNRIFAAQKDNKAQDHLFNVSINSKLGKLSGYSYLLDTDEEITDTLTTNGVRLVGKKSFNDIAWLYRIEYAKQHADKADKQFSVDYHFAELGATIQGVTMKGGIEVLSSDEGEFAFSTPLATLHAFNGWTDQFLATPSAGLRDQYISFNGTMFQGKWALVFHNFTADNANNIDDDLGDELNISYVKKLSKTYSVGIKFAAYSAGNNTIGKVDTDKLWLWLSASF; encoded by the coding sequence ATGAAAGGCACTACTTTATCATTGGCACTGTTTTCATCCGTGAGCTTAACGTTGCTTACGTTACCAGTTATGGCGGGTGAGTCAGTGGATGCAAGTTTTGATTTTCGTTTGCGCTACGAGTCTGTTTCACAAGATAACTTGTTGAAAAATGCAGATGCGTTAACGTTACGTACCCAATTACGACTACAAACCCCGCAATATCAACATTTTTCTGGCTTTATTGAATTTGCAGATTCTCGTGATGTTGGGCTTGATCACTATAACGATACGAATGGGTATGGCACGCAATATTCAGTCGTTGCGGATCCAAACACCACAGAAGTCGATCAAGCTTATGTGCAATACCAAAATAAAGGTGTGACTATAAAACTTGGACGGCAAGTGATCGCTTTAGACAATCAACGTTTTGTTGGGCATGTAGGTTGGCGCCAAGACAAACAAACATTTGATGCTGCATCTGTTGGCTATCAAGCAACTGATAACATAGAAGTAAAGTATGCATATTTAACTCAGCGTAATCGTATTTTTGCTGCGCAAAAAGATAATAAAGCACAAGATCACCTTTTTAATGTGAGTATTAACAGCAAACTTGGTAAGCTTTCTGGTTACTCATACTTACTGGATACAGATGAAGAAATAACAGATACACTGACGACTAATGGTGTGCGCTTGGTGGGTAAAAAATCATTTAATGATATTGCTTGGTTATACCGTATTGAATATGCAAAACAACATGCAGATAAAGCGGATAAGCAATTTTCTGTTGATTATCACTTTGCAGAACTTGGTGCGACAATTCAGGGTGTAACGATGAAAGGTGGTATTGAAGTATTAAGTAGCGATGAGGGTGAGTTTGCTTTCTCGACTCCTTTGGCAACATTACACGCTTTTAATGGTTGGACAGATCAATTTTTAGCTACTCCTTCTGCTGGCTTACGTGATCAATATATTTCGTTTAATGGAACTATGTTTCAAGGAAAGTGGGCGCTTGTTTTCCACAACTTTACTGCTGATAATGCCAACAATATTGATGATGACTTAGGTGACGAACTGAATATTTCTTACGTGAAAAAACTCAGTAAAACATATTCTGTTGGAATTAAATTTGCTGCTTATTCAGCCGGAAATAATACTATCGGCAAAGTCGATACGGATAAATTATGGCTTTGGCTAAGTGCTTCTTTCTAA
- a CDS encoding ABC transporter ATP-binding protein yields MSTLLNISKIDMVFPTPSGDFTALKEVDLQIKKGEFISLIGHSGCGKSTVLNIVAGIHQATKGGVLLNNKEVIEPGPERAVVFQNHSLLPWLTAYQNVELAVDQVFKRTFTTPERKEWIEHNLKLVHMEHAMHKRPDEISGGMKQRVGIARALAMKPEVLLMDEPFGALDALTRAHMQDSLMDIQDELNNTVIMITHDVDEAVLLSDRIIMMTNGPAATIGEVLEVDLPKPRDRLSLAQDVEYNRLRSAVLTFLYEKQRKVEPLNHGQKKQQNATKNKKVDVA; encoded by the coding sequence ATGAGTACATTATTAAACATTAGTAAAATAGACATGGTGTTTCCAACACCGAGTGGTGACTTTACTGCCTTAAAAGAGGTCGACTTACAAATCAAAAAGGGTGAATTTATCTCCCTAATTGGTCATTCAGGCTGTGGTAAATCAACAGTATTAAATATTGTTGCTGGTATACATCAAGCAACAAAGGGTGGCGTACTATTGAATAATAAGGAAGTTATCGAGCCTGGCCCAGAACGTGCGGTGGTGTTTCAAAATCATTCGTTATTACCATGGCTTACGGCCTACCAAAATGTTGAATTAGCCGTAGATCAAGTATTCAAAAGAACGTTTACTACGCCAGAACGTAAAGAGTGGATAGAACACAATCTTAAATTAGTGCATATGGAGCATGCTATGCACAAACGACCAGATGAAATTTCGGGTGGTATGAAACAACGTGTTGGTATTGCACGTGCGTTGGCAATGAAACCTGAAGTATTACTGATGGACGAACCATTTGGTGCACTTGATGCGCTAACGCGTGCCCATATGCAAGATTCCTTGATGGATATTCAAGATGAGCTAAATAATACCGTGATCATGATCACCCATGATGTTGATGAAGCTGTTTTACTTTCAGATCGCATTATCATGATGACTAATGGACCTGCAGCAACCATTGGTGAAGTGCTAGAAGTCGATTTACCTAAACCTAGAGATAGGTTGTCGCTGGCTCAAGATGTGGAGTACAACCGTTTAAGATCAGCGGTATTAACTTTCTTATATGAAAAACAACGCAAAGTTGAACCTTTAAATCACGGCCAAAAAAAGCAACAAAATGCGACAAAGAACAAAAAGGTTGATGTAGCGTAA
- a CDS encoding ABC transporter permease: MSQWYVRISTTVKAIMLPIIGIAFFLGLWTIAANNIDTSLGQFPGPKAVGTQIVNLYQEHVDSREKEQAFYQRQELRNAERLKKDPNYPAKIRDYTGKETFLDQIITSLVTVMSGFLFAVIIAIPLGISVGLNKSLNLAINPIIQVFKPVSPLAWLPLVTMVVSAVYTSDDPMFDKSFINSMITVTLCCVWPMVINTAIGVSSINQDWLNVSSVLRLPNLVHVRKIILPASIPAIFTGMRLSLGIAWMVLIAAEMLAQNPGLGKFVWDEFQNGSSQSLSRIMTAVFVIGFIGFLLDRAMLKIQRFVSWDKTTVNR, translated from the coding sequence ATGTCTCAATGGTATGTTCGCATTTCCACTACAGTAAAAGCCATTATGTTACCCATAATTGGTATCGCTTTCTTTCTAGGGTTATGGACGATTGCTGCCAATAATATTGACACCTCATTAGGTCAGTTCCCTGGTCCTAAAGCGGTGGGAACACAAATAGTTAACCTTTACCAAGAGCATGTGGATAGCCGCGAAAAAGAGCAAGCTTTTTATCAACGTCAAGAATTGCGTAATGCAGAGCGGTTGAAAAAAGACCCTAACTATCCGGCTAAAATTCGCGATTACACCGGTAAGGAAACGTTTTTAGATCAAATTATTACTAGCTTAGTTACCGTGATGAGTGGCTTTTTATTCGCGGTGATCATTGCGATTCCTCTTGGAATTTCTGTAGGGCTTAATAAATCATTAAACTTGGCAATTAATCCGATTATCCAAGTTTTTAAACCGGTTTCACCTTTAGCGTGGTTACCGTTAGTAACCATGGTGGTAAGTGCTGTCTATACCAGCGATGATCCGATGTTTGATAAATCATTCATAAATTCAATGATTACGGTCACTTTGTGCTGCGTGTGGCCTATGGTGATAAATACTGCTATTGGCGTGTCGTCAATTAATCAAGACTGGCTCAACGTAAGTTCAGTATTACGCTTACCAAACCTAGTACATGTAAGAAAAATTATATTACCTGCATCAATACCCGCAATATTTACTGGTATGCGTTTATCGTTAGGAATTGCATGGATGGTATTAATTGCCGCAGAAATGCTCGCGCAAAACCCAGGTTTAGGTAAGTTTGTTTGGGATGAATTTCAAAATGGTAGTTCACAATCACTGAGCCGCATCATGACCGCGGTATTCGTTATCGGTTTTATTGGCTTTTTACTCGATAGAGCCATGTTAAAAATTCAACGTTTTGTTTCTTGGGACAAAACAACAGTTAACCGTTAA
- a CDS encoding CmpA/NrtA family ABC transporter substrate-binding protein codes for MIMLCAATSQASDLGYPEKEELTFGFIKLTDMAPIAIAYEKGFFEDEGLYVTIEAQANWKVLLDGVIDGRLDGAHMLAGQPIAATIGYGTKAEIITPFSMDLNGNAITVSNDIWQQMKPLIPKQSNGKPVHPIKADALKPIIDKFSAQGKPFNMGMVFPVSTHNYELRYWLAAGGIHPGYYAPHKGDTSGQINAQALLSVTPPPQMPATLEAGTIHGYCVGEPWNQQAVLKGIGVAVVTDYEIWKNNPEKVFGMTKAFAEKYPNTTIRLTRALIRAAKWLDEENNKNRSEAVTILSKSHYVGADYDVIANSMTGTFEYEPGDVRAVPDFNVFFRHNATYPYYSDAIWYLTQMRRWGQISDEKPDQWYIDIAKKVYRPDIYMKAVRSLIDDELMLPADFSALDNEDGFRDPQQHFIDNIIYDGTKPNEYINKFTLGLKADDKI; via the coding sequence ATGATTATGCTTTGTGCCGCCACCAGTCAAGCCAGTGATTTAGGTTACCCTGAAAAAGAAGAATTGACGTTTGGATTCATCAAACTTACCGACATGGCGCCTATCGCAATTGCTTATGAAAAAGGTTTTTTTGAAGATGAAGGTTTGTACGTCACTATTGAAGCACAAGCAAACTGGAAAGTATTACTTGATGGGGTTATCGATGGGCGATTAGATGGCGCCCATATGCTTGCAGGCCAACCTATTGCTGCAACCATAGGCTATGGCACTAAAGCTGAAATTATTACGCCATTTTCCATGGATTTAAATGGGAACGCTATAACGGTATCAAATGACATTTGGCAACAAATGAAACCTTTGATACCAAAGCAATCAAACGGGAAGCCTGTTCATCCGATAAAAGCAGATGCCTTAAAGCCGATCATTGATAAATTTTCGGCGCAAGGGAAGCCGTTCAATATGGGCATGGTATTTCCAGTATCAACACACAATTACGAATTGCGCTATTGGTTAGCGGCAGGTGGAATTCATCCTGGGTATTATGCACCGCATAAGGGAGACACGTCTGGGCAAATTAATGCTCAAGCATTGCTGTCTGTAACACCTCCTCCTCAAATGCCTGCAACACTAGAAGCTGGAACTATTCATGGTTATTGCGTCGGTGAACCATGGAATCAACAAGCGGTATTAAAAGGTATTGGTGTCGCCGTTGTTACAGATTATGAAATCTGGAAAAACAACCCAGAAAAAGTCTTCGGTATGACTAAAGCATTTGCTGAAAAATACCCCAACACTACTATTCGATTAACAAGAGCGTTAATTCGAGCAGCTAAATGGCTAGATGAAGAGAACAATAAAAACCGCTCAGAAGCAGTAACAATATTGTCAAAATCTCATTATGTTGGAGCTGATTATGATGTTATTGCAAACAGTATGACGGGTACCTTTGAATATGAACCTGGTGATGTTCGAGCAGTTCCTGACTTCAATGTATTCTTTCGCCACAATGCTACCTATCCCTATTACTCTGATGCTATTTGGTATTTAACGCAAATGCGTCGTTGGGGGCAGATAAGCGACGAAAAACCTGATCAATGGTATATCGATATCGCCAAGAAAGTGTACCGCCCCGATATTTATATGAAAGCAGTGCGTTCGTTGATTGACGACGAATTAATGTTGCCGGCTGATTTTAGTGCTCTTGACAATGAAGATGGTTTTAGAGACCCACAACAACACTTCATAGATAACATAATCTACGACGGAACAAAGCCAAATGAATACATTAATAAATTCACACTTGGTTTAAAAGCTGACGATAAAATTTAA
- a CDS encoding CmpA/NrtA family ABC transporter substrate-binding protein, translating to MSKTKLLPNKTPTNIIHLGYMPLTDCAPIVVAYELGFFTETGLTVRLEKQYSWAVMQDKLHAGVLDAAQCLAPMPLASALGLSSDKVEVIAPMILSQNGNAITISEQLYDQVKVVNQLEHIDFPLSATLLKPIIKKRKRKKNRLKFATVYPDSCHYYQLCSWFEHSGIRLSDIEIIIVTPSNMVEALACGDIDGFCVGGPWNAKAVRDAVGVTGVTSCDVWPDMPEKVLAFLNQWYQQHSSEAHALICALQKACNW from the coding sequence ATGAGCAAAACTAAACTGCTACCTAACAAAACGCCAACCAACATCATTCACCTAGGTTATATGCCATTAACCGATTGCGCGCCTATCGTTGTCGCATATGAGCTAGGTTTTTTTACTGAGACAGGTTTAACGGTAAGGCTAGAAAAACAGTATTCATGGGCAGTGATGCAGGACAAACTACATGCAGGAGTATTAGATGCAGCACAATGTTTAGCGCCTATGCCATTGGCAAGTGCTCTTGGTCTATCGTCTGATAAAGTCGAAGTGATTGCTCCGATGATTTTGAGTCAAAATGGTAATGCAATTACAATATCTGAACAGCTTTATGATCAAGTAAAAGTAGTAAACCAATTAGAACATATCGATTTTCCATTGAGTGCGACTCTGTTAAAACCCATAATAAAAAAAAGAAAGCGGAAAAAGAACCGGCTCAAATTTGCTACCGTTTATCCTGATAGTTGCCATTATTATCAATTGTGCAGTTGGTTTGAGCATAGCGGTATCAGGTTAAGTGATATAGAAATTATCATTGTGACACCGTCAAATATGGTAGAGGCATTAGCGTGTGGTGACATAGATGGCTTTTGCGTTGGAGGTCCTTGGAATGCAAAAGCTGTACGAGATGCTGTAGGCGTTACAGGAGTAACATCGTGTGATGTTTGGCCAGACATGCCTGAAAAAGTATTGGCCTTTCTTAATCAATGGTATCAACAGCACTCGAGCGAGGCACACGCATTAATTTGTGCCCTACAAAAAGCCTGTAATTGGTAA
- a CDS encoding ANTAR domain-containing response regulator produces MNLNTQHPQLTLLLIEDNQEQVRSFTHALVHSHYHLCYTAPTNDSLLKNVEAFQPDVVIVSLADSSQCLLEQYRVVMQYMATPIIVFSSLHDSQSINKVVASGVSAYITGRIDFNRVTVILDTAIARFNELQQLKKQLTETKQQLNNQRVISQAKCWLIEHQKMSEPVAYRYLQKIAMDKGQKLERVAESIMSITGVASHEQN; encoded by the coding sequence GTGAATTTAAACACTCAACACCCCCAACTAACACTGCTTTTGATTGAAGATAATCAAGAACAGGTGCGTTCATTTACTCATGCATTAGTGCATTCTCATTATCACCTTTGTTATACCGCGCCCACGAACGATAGCTTGTTAAAAAACGTAGAAGCTTTTCAGCCAGATGTTGTTATTGTCAGCTTAGCTGACAGCTCTCAATGCTTATTAGAGCAATATCGCGTGGTTATGCAATACATGGCAACGCCAATTATTGTTTTTTCATCTTTACATGATAGTCAGTCTATTAACAAAGTGGTTGCTTCTGGTGTGAGTGCTTATATAACGGGAAGAATTGATTTTAATCGCGTCACGGTAATTTTAGACACGGCAATTGCAAGGTTTAATGAGCTACAACAATTGAAAAAACAATTAACGGAGACTAAACAACAGTTAAATAATCAACGTGTAATTTCTCAAGCAAAATGTTGGTTGATAGAACATCAAAAAATGTCAGAGCCTGTCGCGTATCGATATTTACAAAAAATAGCGATGGATAAAGGGCAGAAATTAGAGCGGGTCGCTGAAAGTATTATGTCAATAACAGGAGTAGCTTCACATGAGCAAAACTAA
- a CDS encoding DUF3016 domain-containing protein — MYKVNRIISTLLSVLFVVPMALAGTSEVTWQNPDKYRDVYAGQEHRAKFKKRVFKEFEQHFAKLAEQLPKEQVLKVTVTDVDLAGDVHETMERIRVIKDIHIPRMKFSYQLVDASEKILQEGEEHLKDMGFMMRSSLRYNNSFLHYEKVMLDDWFENTFEQ, encoded by the coding sequence ATGTATAAAGTGAATAGAATTATCTCCACATTATTATCTGTTTTATTTGTTGTGCCAATGGCTTTAGCTGGGACAAGTGAAGTAACGTGGCAGAACCCCGATAAATATAGAGATGTGTATGCTGGACAAGAACATAGGGCTAAGTTTAAAAAGCGCGTGTTTAAAGAGTTTGAACAGCACTTTGCTAAACTTGCAGAGCAACTTCCTAAAGAACAGGTTTTAAAAGTTACCGTAACTGATGTTGATTTAGCGGGTGATGTTCATGAAACCATGGAGCGTATACGTGTGATTAAAGATATTCATATCCCACGTATGAAGTTTTCATATCAGTTAGTTGATGCCTCAGAGAAAATTCTTCAAGAAGGCGAAGAACATTTGAAAGATATGGGCTTCATGATGCGTAGTAGTTTACGTTATAACAACTCTTTTCTTCATTATGAAAAAGTGATGTTAGACGATTGGTTTGAAAACACCTTCGAACAATAA
- a CDS encoding (2Fe-2S)-binding protein, whose translation MFVCICNGITDKDIQDVVRNEGVGSMRELKKHLAVGKDCGSCVKAAQRIMDNTIIDESLFQNVG comes from the coding sequence ATGTTTGTTTGCATTTGCAATGGCATCACAGATAAAGATATTCAAGACGTTGTACGCAATGAAGGCGTAGGTTCTATGCGTGAGCTTAAAAAACATCTTGCTGTTGGTAAAGACTGTGGATCTTGTGTAAAAGCAGCGCAACGTATTATGGATAACACGATTATTGATGAATCACTTTTTCAAAATGTTGGCTAA
- the bfr gene encoding bacterioferritin has translation MQSQSIIITSLNTVLTTELTSINQYFLHARMYKNWGFSKLNDQCYKKSIKDMKQADAIIERVLFLEGLPNLQRLGALSIGEKTEEMLQCDTKFQLAQIEQMKQAIVVCEQEKDFVTRQLLVEILDYEEEHLDWLETQAYQIEQMGLEKYLQAQL, from the coding sequence ATGCAAAGTCAAAGCATCATTATTACGTCATTAAACACAGTTCTCACTACCGAGCTAACGTCTATTAATCAATACTTCTTGCATGCCCGAATGTATAAAAATTGGGGTTTTAGTAAGCTAAATGATCAATGCTATAAAAAATCTATTAAAGACATGAAGCAAGCAGATGCCATTATTGAACGCGTGTTATTTTTAGAAGGACTACCTAATTTACAACGACTTGGCGCATTATCAATTGGTGAAAAAACCGAAGAAATGTTGCAATGCGATACTAAGTTTCAATTGGCGCAAATTGAACAAATGAAACAAGCGATCGTGGTTTGCGAACAAGAAAAAGACTTTGTTACTCGTCAGTTATTAGTTGAAATTCTTGATTACGAAGAAGAACATTTAGATTGGTTAGAAACACAAGCATACCAAATTGAGCAAATGGGTTTAGAGAAATATTTACAAGCACAGTTATAG
- the bfr gene encoding bacterioferritin: MKGNTEIINALNGLLAYELAAMDQYFIHSRMYHDWGLTKLFERIDHEFDDEKGHATLLIERILFLEGTPDMVTRTGLDIGKDVPQMLSNDLDVELAVDNALKDAMALCEEKKDFVTRNILQTLIDDTETDHAFWLEQQLRLIKTIGLENYLQSQM, from the coding sequence ATGAAAGGTAATACAGAAATTATTAACGCCTTAAACGGCTTGTTAGCTTACGAATTAGCCGCAATGGACCAATATTTCATTCATTCACGTATGTATCACGACTGGGGCTTAACAAAGCTATTTGAACGTATCGATCATGAGTTTGACGACGAAAAAGGTCATGCCACACTATTAATAGAGCGTATTCTATTTTTAGAGGGTACGCCTGATATGGTTACGCGCACCGGCCTTGATATCGGCAAAGACGTACCACAGATGCTAAGCAATGATTTAGACGTAGAGCTTGCTGTTGATAACGCCTTAAAAGATGCCATGGCGCTTTGCGAAGAGAAAAAAGATTTTGTGACTCGTAACATACTACAAACGTTAATTGATGATACGGAAACAGATCATGCGTTTTGGTTAGAACAGCAACTCAGACTGATAAAAACCATTGGTTTAGAGAATTACTTACAGTCACAAATGTAG
- a CDS encoding ATP-binding protein, whose protein sequence is MRYLLISLVSVTILATISLGWLFDKVYEQYQQEQQPLTTIEMAEAIGQDLAIAIDKTSNSDELLSNWPNSGRYTVSVSAIANAELPQELIHQLTKGEVVILETQKTQLFHYYLGNKKQILVLESPRLTPANQYTYQQYGLTLSFYLLLILLFLIWAYPLLKQLSSLRNAAKSFGNGKLDEQISTHSISYIRDIELEFNTMARRINSLVDDVKLLSTAVSHDLRTPLARIRFGLDTLEEVEDEGQRARLQHKLGKDVDEMVLLVEALLNFSRLDQQTMTLKKAPVDLIQLTNECIERKRSDKVEIEFNCSAQQFITTADRNYLKMAFNNVIQNAINYGQGKVLISLETDDNSHIIRVSDDGEGVPVDMREKIVKPFIRGEKKESHYKGHGVGLAIVKRVLDWHNAMLTIGDSSELCGAEFQMLLPKNNQSTMK, encoded by the coding sequence ATGCGTTATCTTTTAATATCTTTGGTAAGCGTTACCATTCTGGCAACAATCAGCCTAGGCTGGTTGTTTGATAAGGTCTACGAGCAATACCAACAAGAACAGCAACCGTTAACAACAATTGAAATGGCTGAAGCAATTGGCCAAGATTTAGCTATAGCGATAGATAAAACATCAAATAGCGACGAACTGCTATCTAATTGGCCCAATAGTGGTCGCTATACTGTTTCGGTAAGTGCCATCGCCAATGCTGAATTACCACAGGAGTTAATTCATCAACTTACGAAAGGTGAAGTGGTTATTTTAGAAACCCAAAAGACCCAGTTGTTTCATTATTATCTCGGTAATAAGAAACAAATACTGGTATTAGAATCGCCTCGATTAACTCCGGCCAATCAATATACTTATCAGCAGTATGGCCTGACTCTATCATTCTACCTGTTACTCATTTTACTATTTTTGATCTGGGCTTACCCCTTGCTAAAACAGCTTTCATCATTGAGAAATGCTGCTAAGTCATTCGGTAATGGAAAATTAGATGAGCAGATATCCACTCACTCTATTTCTTATATCCGAGATATTGAACTTGAGTTTAATACAATGGCAAGGCGCATAAATAGCTTGGTTGATGATGTAAAGTTGCTAAGTACCGCTGTCTCACATGATCTTCGAACACCATTGGCTAGGATACGGTTTGGCCTGGATACCTTAGAAGAAGTTGAGGATGAAGGGCAACGTGCCAGATTACAACATAAGTTAGGTAAAGATGTTGATGAAATGGTACTTCTTGTCGAAGCTCTGCTAAATTTTTCCCGACTCGATCAGCAGACAATGACACTCAAAAAAGCACCCGTAGACCTTATTCAATTGACTAACGAGTGCATTGAAAGAAAACGAAGCGACAAGGTTGAAATCGAATTTAACTGTAGCGCACAGCAATTTATTACAACCGCGGATCGAAATTATCTAAAGATGGCATTTAATAATGTTATTCAAAATGCAATTAATTATGGCCAAGGTAAAGTCCTTATTTCATTGGAAACAGATGACAACTCGCATATTATTCGAGTTTCAGATGATGGTGAAGGAGTACCAGTGGATATGCGAGAGAAAATCGTTAAGCCCTTCATACGAGGAGAAAAAAAAGAATCGCACTATAAAGGTCATGGTGTTGGCTTAGCTATTGTGAAGCGGGTGCTCGACTGGCATAACGCCATGTTAACTATTGGTGATTCTAGTGAGCTTTGCGGAGCAGAGTTTCAGATGTTACTGCCTAAAAATAATCAATCAACAATGAAGTAA
- a CDS encoding winged helix-turn-helix domain-containing protein encodes MAAATIHTAHILIVEDDTSLADWIKEYLEMKHYQVTVQERGDLAVQFIKKQNPDLVILDGMLPGLDGIDVLKAVRPDFTNTILMVTARDQELDEVLGLEMGADDYLTKPIRANVLATKIRKYLARQSLMQQHDNNVAEIEDNQGTIHYGDFKIDKQDRSVELSNTVVDISSSEFDLLWLLAERAGNTVTRDELIQLLRGFDYDGFDRTVDLIVSKLRKKLNDNPSKPYRIKTVWGKGYLLVKSAW; translated from the coding sequence CTGACTGGATAAAAGAGTATCTTGAAATGAAGCACTATCAGGTCACCGTTCAAGAACGCGGCGACTTGGCTGTGCAATTTATCAAAAAACAAAATCCTGACTTAGTTATTCTTGATGGCATGTTGCCAGGATTGGACGGTATAGATGTCTTGAAAGCAGTCAGGCCCGATTTTACCAATACGATTCTCATGGTGACAGCACGAGATCAAGAATTGGATGAAGTGCTTGGCCTTGAAATGGGGGCAGATGATTACTTAACTAAACCCATTAGAGCCAATGTACTTGCTACTAAAATTCGTAAGTATTTAGCGCGGCAATCGTTAATGCAACAGCACGATAATAATGTGGCAGAAATAGAGGATAACCAAGGCACAATTCACTACGGTGATTTTAAAATTGATAAACAAGATCGTTCAGTCGAGCTTAGCAATACGGTTGTTGACATTTCTTCAAGTGAGTTTGATTTATTGTGGTTGTTAGCTGAGCGTGCAGGCAACACGGTTACTCGTGATGAGTTGATTCAGTTATTGCGAGGTTTTGATTATGATGGCTTCGACCGTACTGTCGATTTGATCGTTTCGAAACTGCGTAAAAAGTTAAATGATAACCCTAGCAAGCCATACCGCATTAAAACGGTATGGGGTAAAGGTTATTTGTTGGTAAAGAGTGCCTGGTAA